TATCATTTTCTTAGATGCATAGTAGATAGCTAAACAATAAACAAATGGGCTGGGTGGCAACTGGGAAGCATTTAAATTGCAGGAAACATTGTTGTTCATCAACCCAAATTTAAATAGCTATAAATGACAGTACCTGATCAATAAAGCGCTTCACCACACGCCGGAAACTCTCAATGGTAGTTGTCTCATGAAAAGTCCTGAAACGAAGAAGTGGAATAGTTGCCAATTCTGGGAAGGATATATGGTAGCTCCACTGCATAAAGTGCACAGCCAGTAGTTCAACAGCTGAGAGAACACATTCTTCTTGAAAGTCTCGAGATTTAAGCCAGTGTTTTGGTAACTGTACAATGAATATTTACAGTTGGGGTGTTAGGCTGTTAGCTAATCCAGATTTTACAGTGTACTTCACCCTATACTGTTGACACACAATCTGGGTGGAACCACTAAATAACAGTAAAATTGCCAACAAAAAATACTAATCACTGACCTTTACGGAAGATGAAAAGCTGAACTTCTTTCCTGCCTTCCCACCAGCCTTGTCAAATTTATATTCCAGAATATCCATGGCCAATGATGCTATAGGTATAAATACACCACTAGAGCTTGAGAGGTGATTCAGCCATTGAATGCATTTAACTCTTAAAGGCAAATATCTTGGTCCTGGGAATAGAGTAGCTACTCCAATTATGATCTGAGTGATCATATAAAGCAATGGTTGAAGATCAAGATCATGTATATTTACTGATATAAATGCAACCCAGAGCTCAATGCAGTTAGCACACTGCCAACTGCATATCTTCTTAACAGCTTCCTGTATACAGGCAACAAAAAGGATTTAACAGTCAAAATTTAAGAAACATTGTAAAACAAATGATAAATAGTCCTGCAGCAAAACAGGGCACCAAACATACCTTCTTCTTAGTTTGCAGTCCAAGCTGTAATATCTTGGCTAGTTGTTGTATAGCAATTGTTGCCTTATTACATGATTTTTGTACATCAAGAGTGCATAGCTCAAGAAAGGAATTCTTCAAAAATTGTATGTGTGTCAATAGAACTGGCTCCACAAACTTGCAGTGACTAATAAAAGCCTTGTATGATTTAACTAAGCAGATATCAAAGCTATCTGAGTTAAATACAGTAGCCACAGCTTGAATTATGTGAGATGACTGAGATGATAGAGTCCCTTCACCTGTTGCCCACAAGTGAACTGATGTCTGCATCCATTTTCAAGTCTCAGTAAAGTTTCTTGTAGGACGACAATAGCATAAAAAGTCATAAACATAATAGGTTGAAGATCTCTCAATATAAAGATGCTTAAGTATCAATTACTAAAATCAGACCCTTATACTATTAGTGTTATACTAATGTCTTAACTGCAACTACAGAAAAACCTCTAATGGTAACACACCTTGATGAGCCTTTTCAGCAGAGCAGGAAAAGCagcaaaaaatattattgaagCTCTGAGTCGGGTTACTGTG
This window of the Mercurialis annua linkage group LG5, ddMerAnnu1.2, whole genome shotgun sequence genome carries:
- the LOC126681284 gene encoding protein REBELOTE isoform X2: MDVTPSESYVEGDNDDGGLSVQNREMHIELMKKMKKMKRLKEKDADFAKFLESKKNHIKAFRDEENYSDEDKSSDDGREQVNGSGTSLLSSSAIDSLCQLITKEQNVHALKRLLNGYRAACHFGTESSTVLKDGQTFSKILMFVLREADTIFRTMLGISTLKERKETILELKNTSKWKNLKPLVKSYLTSTLFLLNEVSDSEILAFTVTRLRASIIFFAAFPALLKRLIKTSVHLWATGEGTLSSQSSHIIQAVATVFNSDSFDICLVKSYKAFISHCKFVEPVLLTHIQFLKNSFLELCTLDVQKSCNKATIAIQQLAKILQLGLQTKKKEAVKKICSWQCANCIELWVAFISVNIHDLDLQPLLYMITQIIIGVATLFPGPRYLPLRVKCIQWLNHLSSSSGVFIPIASLAMDILEYKFDKAGGKAGKKFSFSSSVKLPKHWLKSRDFQEECVLSAVELLAVHFMQWSYHISFPELATIPLLRFRTFHETTTIESFRRVVKRFIDQVEQNIEFVRKKRDEVGFSPTDQQSVDSFLQLEKCGGNFPFTQYYRSIMEKSFPRNLLLDKTTSGLKKKKSNGKKEHSNKNADVAVNGQGSSD